The following proteins come from a genomic window of Plectropomus leopardus isolate mb chromosome 11, YSFRI_Pleo_2.0, whole genome shotgun sequence:
- the LOC121949865 gene encoding uncharacterized protein LOC121949865 isoform X7, with product MKEKSGVFLLLLGMSVLLLLTSAGFVFLLVRQRELMEDLVRLDAEMQLLSQSCRLHAGSPPVDLADKGELKMLHRRRRDLEGEEATQSQEEKDMLMLMTYSMVPVKALMDLCNSSRGVCLTGPPGPPGLPGRAGSPGPQGVPGPQGKRGRKGPPGEKGEPGLKGDPGPLRLKGETYNDILIEGPPGPRGPPGPAGPPGPACPAWYCNKVRNEFIREHNQKTNLLTDSSPSLTGVTLNDTDTENRSSTINKTESPTAHPPDERHADMLNVTASRKPQGKSTDSGLVSVHPGGSYDILNDTNRDNVTEGPIRLLTALFPPDLSQNSEAFNGSGSTNDTPLKNEVVSPHPDTWIETAENIAKTLIDLFSVLPASHPTHESRDGFTVTDSEKLRDADKESESVSLRIDYSNNTLPDSNTEDVTDEPVKVTDSPTPHPTNNRDVTDSGKTNVEAESISFHGDDSHGTSTYTERENATEAPITLLTALLSADQNSDSLNNGDTITDTSIKSESPTTHPADESSYILTVTGSRKPQDKSTDSDFSYSPQNNKPNLSSNERPTETVGSYLSAESPTPGSTDNKRDVTDSEKLDTNMEAESVSFHQDNRRDALNDTKGENGTEALIQLLTAVLSEDQNSDSFSKQATLIDTSMKSDSPTPHPTNNRDVTDSEKTNVEAESVSFHRDDSHGTSTYTERENATEAPIILLTALLSADQTSDSRNNSGTIINKPMKSESTTKHPADDNNRDVTDSDKRPDTNMEADSSYQLQINNKINATTNERRTKTECNIKTIKCSVKNNNTESTFGALMSDAFRLDDGRYWLADHFSGRLLVEYRNLSEFIQASKHFKILDISRFYQGCGHVVYKQSLYFHHAGTNRLIKFDLNTGRKNTLIMANSRYNSLNYLFRNSKTYFKFSADENGLWVIFASDTDDDTMVAKINPDAFFVESVINTHYPTTKAGNAFIVCGVVYFTDNKDRRVTYAFDLKKETLLNASFDLRPANGTLAMLSYYPNKRLLYMWDNSRVKICKVKLKLA from the exons ATGAAGGAGAAGAGTGGagttttcctgctgctgctggggatGTCAGTGCTGTTGCTCCTGACCTCAGCAGgatttgtgtttctgctggttCGACAGAGAGAGCTGATGGAGGACCTGGTCAGGTTGGATGCCGAGATGCAGCTGctgtcacagagctgcaggttGCATGCTGGCTCCCCACCTGTGGACCTCGCTGATAAGGGAGAACTGAAGATGCTCCACCGCCGCAGGAGAGACCTGGAGGGAGAAGAAGCAACACAAAGCCAAGAGGAGAAGGATATGCTGATGCTGATGACATACTCCATGGTTCCT gTCAAAGCCTTAATGGATCTGTGCAACAGCTCCAGAGGAGTTTGTCTAACAG GCCCACCTGGACCACCAG GTTTGCCTGGTAGAGCTGGTTCACCAGGACCACAGGGTGTGCCCGGACCGCAGGGGAAACGAGGAAGAAAAG GACCCCCTGGTGAAAAAGGAGAACCAGGACTTAAAGGAGATCCTGGGCCTCTACGACTGAAAGGCGAGACCTACAACGACATTCTCATTGAGG GTCCTCCTGGTCCGAGGGGTCCACCAGGTCCAGCAGGCCCACCTGGACCAGCCTGTCCTGCTTGGTATTGTAATAAAGTGAGAAATGAGTTCATCAGAGAACACAACCAAAAAACCAACCTGTTGACGG ATTCATCTCCTTCTCTGACTGGGGTGACCCTCAATGACACCGACACAGAAAACCGCAGCTCTACAATTAATAAGACCG AATCACCAACGGCACATCCACCCGATGAAAGACATGCTGACATGCTGAATGTTACCGCTTCTAGAAAACCTCAAGGCAAGAGTACGGACTCTG gTTTAGTATCGGTTCATCCAGGAGGTAGCTATGACATCTTGAATGATACCAATAGAGATAATGTCACAGAGGGGCCAATTAGATTATTAACAG cTTTATTTCCTCCTGACCTGAGTCAAAACAGTGAGGCCTTCAATGGCAGCGGAAGCACTAATGATACACCCTTGAAAAATG AGGTGGTATCACCTCATCCAGACACGTGGATTGAAACTGCCGAGAATATTGCAAAGACGTTAATAGACCTATTCTCAG TATTACCAGCATCACATCCAACACACGAATCCAGAGATGGTTTTACTGTCACCGACTCTGAGAAACTTCGAGACGCAGATAAAGAATCTG AGTCTGTATCATTGCGTATAGACTACAGCAACAACACCCTCCCTGACTCCAACACAGAGGATGTTACAGATGAACCAGTTAAAGTGACAG ATTCACCGACTCCTCATCCAACTAACAACAGGGACGTCACTGACTCTGGGAAAACTAACGTGGAAGCTg AGTCAATATCATTTCATGGAGATGACAGCCATGGCACCTCGACCTATACCGAGAGAGAAAATGCTACAGAGGCACCAATAACATTATTAACAG CTCTGCTTTCTGCAGATCAAAACAGTGACTCCTTAAATAACGGTGACACCATCACTGATACATCCATAAAAAGTG AATCACCAACAACACATCCGGCCGATGAGAGCAGCTACATACTGACTGTTACCGGTTCTAGAAAACCTCAGGACAAGAGTACAGACTCCG acTTTTCATATTCACCCCAGAACAACAAGCCAAATTTGTCGAGCAACGAGAGACCGACAGAAACTG TTGGATCTTATCTTTCTGCAGAATCACCAACTCCGGGCTCAACTGACAATAAAAGAGACGTCACTGACTCTGAGAAACTAGACACAAACATGGAAGCTG aGTCAGTATCATTTCATCAAGACAACAGACGCGACGCCTTAAACGATACCAAAGGAGAAAATGGTACAGAGGCACTAATACAATTACTAACAG CTGTACTGTCTGAGGACCAAAACAGTGACTCCTTCAGTAAACAAGCAACGCTTATTGATACATCCATGAAAAGTG ATTCACCGACTCCTCATCCAACTAACAACAGGGACGTCACTGACTCTGAGAAAACTAACGTGgaagctg agtCAGTATCATTTCATCGAGATGACAGCCATGGCACCTCGACCTATACCGAGAGAGAAAATGCTACAGAGGCACCAATAATATTATTAACAG CTCTGCTTTCTGCAGATCAAACCAGTGACTCCCGCAATAACAGTGGAACCATCATTAATAAACCTATGAAAAGTG aaTCAACAACTAAACATCCAGCTGACGACAACAACAGAGACGTCACTGATTCTGACAAACGCCCAGACACAAACATGGAAGCAG ACTCTTCATATCAACTCCAGATCAACAACAAGATCAACGCGACAACTAATGAGAGAAGGACAAAAACTG aGTGCaacattaaaactattaaatgttcggtgaaaaacaacaatactgAGAGCACTTTTGGCGCCTTGATGTCCGATGCATTTCGGCTGGATGACGGCCGATACTGGTTGGCTGAtcatttttcag GTCGACTTTTGGTGGAGTACAGGAACTTATCTGAATTTATACAAGCttcaaaacacttcaaaattcTCGACATCAGCAGGTTCTACCAGGGCTGCGGTCATGTTGTTTACAAGCAGTCGCTTTACTTTCACCACGCAGGAACAAACAGGCTCataaa ATTTGACCTGAACACGGGGAGGAAAAACACTCTGATCATGGCAAACAGCAGGTATAACAGTCTGAATTATCTCTTCCGCAACTCAAAGACGTATTTCAAGTTTTCTGCGGATGAAAACGGCCTGTGGGTCATTTTTGCATCCGATACAGATGATGATACAATGGTTGCGAAGATTAACCCTGACGCATTCTTTGTGGAGTCAGTTATTAACACTCATTACCCCACAACTAAAGCAGGAAATGCTTTCATTGTGTGCGGGGTGGTGTATTTTacagacaacaaagacagacGAGTTACATACGCCTTTGATTTAAAGAAAGAGACTCTCCTGAATGCAAGTTTTGATTTGAGGCCAGCTAACGGCACCCTGGCTATGCTGTCATATTATCCCAACAAAAGGCTTCTGTATATGTGGGACAACAGCCGtgtgaaaatctgcaaagttaAACTCAAACTGGcttaa